From a region of the Acinetobacter calcoaceticus genome:
- a CDS encoding 2,3-butanediol dehydrogenase → MKAARFYDRGDIRIEDIPEPEVTAGTVGIKVAWCGICGTDLHEFMEGAIFIPPCGHPHPISGESAPITMGHEFSGVVYAVGEGVDDIEIGQHVVVEPYIVADDVPTGPDDNYHLSKNMNFIGLGGRGGGLSEKIAVKRRWVHPISNKIPLDQAALIEPLSVGHHAFVRSGAKAGDIALVGGAGPIGLLLSAILKAKGLTVIITELSAKRKEKAKESGVADYILDPSEVDVVSEVMKITNSDGVDVAFECSSVNKVLDTLVTATRSTGVIVIVSIWSHPASINVHSVVMKELDVRGTIAYVNDHQETIKLVEEGKINLEPFITQRIQLDDLISQGFDTLIHNNESAVKIIVQP, encoded by the coding sequence ATGAAAGCAGCACGTTTTTATGACAGAGGCGATATCCGTATTGAAGATATCCCAGAACCAGAAGTCACTGCTGGCACTGTAGGCATTAAGGTTGCTTGGTGTGGAATTTGTGGTACAGATTTGCATGAGTTCATGGAAGGAGCAATTTTTATTCCACCGTGTGGACATCCACATCCTATTTCAGGTGAATCAGCTCCGATTACGATGGGACATGAGTTTTCAGGTGTGGTCTATGCGGTAGGTGAAGGTGTTGATGATATTGAAATCGGTCAACATGTAGTGGTAGAGCCTTATATTGTGGCTGACGATGTGCCGACTGGGCCGGACGATAATTATCATCTTTCAAAAAACATGAATTTTATTGGTTTAGGTGGTCGTGGCGGCGGGTTATCGGAAAAAATTGCGGTTAAACGCCGTTGGGTACATCCAATTTCCAACAAAATTCCATTAGACCAAGCAGCATTAATTGAACCGTTATCGGTTGGTCATCATGCTTTTGTACGAAGTGGCGCCAAAGCTGGTGATATTGCTCTGGTTGGTGGTGCAGGGCCAATTGGTTTACTACTTTCGGCAATTTTAAAAGCGAAAGGGCTTACTGTCATCATTACCGAGTTGAGTGCAAAACGTAAGGAAAAAGCAAAAGAGTCAGGAGTTGCAGATTATATTTTAGACCCGTCAGAAGTTGATGTGGTTTCTGAGGTTATGAAGATCACCAATAGTGATGGCGTCGATGTTGCGTTTGAATGTAGTAGCGTTAATAAAGTATTAGATACTTTGGTGACTGCAACTAGATCGACTGGAGTCATTGTGATTGTTTCGATTTGGAGCCATCCAGCATCAATTAATGTGCATAGTGTGGTAATGAAGGAGCTTGATGTACGAGGTACAATTGCCTACGTAAATGACCATCAGGAAACCATTAAGCTGGTTGAAGAGGGTAAAATAAATTTAGAGCCTTTCATCACTCAGCGTATTCAACTGGACGATTTGATTTCACAAGGTTTTGATACCTTAATTCATAATAATGAGTCAGCGGTTAAAATTATTGTACAGCCATAA